From a single Nicotiana tabacum cultivar K326 chromosome 8, ASM71507v2, whole genome shotgun sequence genomic region:
- the LOC107810999 gene encoding uncharacterized protein LOC107810999: MQRHFTMSADPALVDEDASSGSGGDLNMLDGNNKHQPVTPNSGRRKRGRKATGDAIVDAMLEIAAASKMRAAAIMRNEERFAISKCIKVLDELQGVDQSIYFFALDLFENPNARETFISLKNERRLTWLQCKFNTSANAANR; the protein is encoded by the coding sequence ATGCAAAGACATTTTACCATGTCTGCTGATCCTGCTTTGGTGGACGAGGATGCTTCATCAGGCTCAGGAGGGGACTTAAACATGTTAGATGGAAATAATAAGCATCAACCTGTAACACCAAATTCGGGTCGTCGCAAGAGAGGTCGCAAGGCAACTGGTGATGCTATAGTTGATGCTATGCTGGAAATTGCAGCTGCTTCAAAGATGAGGGCAGCTGCCATTATGAGGAATGAGGAGCGCTTTGCTATAAGCAAATGCATAAAAGTATTGGATGAATTGCAAGGTGTTGATCAAAGTATCTACTTTTTTGCATTAGATCTGTTTGAGAATCCAAATGCCAGAGAAACCTTTATCTCTCTTAAGAATGAGAGACGGTTAACTTGGTTGCAGTGCAAGTTTAACACCTCGGCAAATGCAGCTAACAGATGA